In one Fluviispira vulneris genomic region, the following are encoded:
- a CDS encoding TSCPD domain-containing protein: MLSKILDEFQFTSELYKNIIENKYCFEIEDTLTNEKRKEKFPEAIQRVAYEVNKYDISAFEEMQQKTIQYIHAKDFSPAGGIWRAAGNKSHKISYVNCTTQAPIKDSIEEIFAHSLTHWSRIASYGQGNGIDISGLRPRGARTHNCARVSTGAVSFLSIFDAAMQVIGAENRRGATKPDIWIYHPDVEEFITCKSDITQLTSQNISVKVDNKFMNAVIENKNIELSWERKENKIFLGNKLFDENSPGPNLSIKREVTAQSLFQKITFQAWNTGEPGIEFWDHSEEFSNSNYHPNIKYHIVSTNGCSEQKLDPFNTCVLASINFYNMPLLNENWQDWLRERVEFGIRFLDNVIIAEFQENRSPHPIQREKLIEMTRIGLGFTGLYDWFIKAKIRYGSEKSISISEEIMKVFTETAYRSSIQLGKERGSFKEFKKEWFVKSPFIKRLCQLTSLKADEFTAMRHVCCLTVAPTGTLSMVVGVGGSGCEPAFAPYFERRERTLTGEYKSHLIFDNSVINELNRQKIPLTKENAEKLVEKNEWVFAAWNTNPEKNVDPIDKLKLISTLYKYIDSGISVTYNLPENALVEDIRKIFLTAWQYGLKSVTVYRDKSREGIINNIPTNTNENTSKNFQKIIAVKRPSVLTCDIHNFKLNKQNWLILIGLLENEPYEVFCGYCDKYSLPENSKNAEILKHKNQNYFLKFKNSKEINLKKLLQNAPSESAITRLVSLNLRHGVDIKYIVQQLEKTEGNITHFASAINRVLKKYIKDGTKFTGEICPNCQKSNMVHQSGCKTCMDCGWSRC, from the coding sequence ATGCTTTCAAAAATATTAGATGAATTTCAATTTACCTCTGAATTATATAAAAACATAATTGAAAATAAATATTGCTTTGAAATAGAAGATACTTTAACAAACGAAAAAAGAAAAGAAAAATTTCCAGAGGCCATACAACGGGTCGCTTATGAAGTTAACAAATATGACATCAGCGCCTTTGAAGAAATGCAACAAAAAACCATTCAATATATTCATGCAAAAGACTTCAGCCCTGCTGGAGGAATTTGGCGCGCTGCAGGAAATAAATCTCATAAAATCTCTTATGTAAATTGCACAACGCAAGCACCTATTAAAGATTCCATTGAAGAAATTTTTGCTCATTCACTGACTCATTGGAGCCGTATCGCCTCCTATGGACAAGGGAATGGAATCGATATTTCAGGTCTCAGACCTCGCGGAGCACGAACGCACAATTGTGCAAGAGTTAGCACAGGGGCTGTCAGTTTTCTCTCTATATTTGATGCTGCTATGCAAGTGATAGGCGCTGAAAATAGAAGAGGTGCAACAAAACCAGACATTTGGATTTACCATCCTGATGTGGAAGAATTCATCACTTGTAAATCCGATATCACACAATTAACTTCTCAAAATATATCGGTCAAAGTAGACAATAAGTTTATGAATGCAGTCATCGAAAATAAAAATATTGAATTAAGCTGGGAGAGAAAAGAAAATAAAATATTTCTTGGCAATAAATTATTTGATGAAAATTCACCCGGACCTAATTTAAGCATAAAGCGAGAAGTAACAGCACAATCTCTTTTCCAGAAAATAACTTTTCAGGCATGGAACACTGGCGAACCAGGTATTGAATTCTGGGATCATAGCGAAGAATTTTCAAATAGCAATTATCACCCAAATATTAAATACCATATTGTTTCAACCAACGGTTGTTCGGAACAAAAATTAGATCCGTTCAATACTTGTGTTCTTGCTTCTATCAATTTTTATAACATGCCCTTGTTAAATGAGAACTGGCAAGATTGGCTGAGAGAAAGAGTTGAGTTTGGTATACGATTTTTAGATAATGTTATTATTGCTGAATTTCAAGAAAACCGATCACCACATCCTATACAACGAGAAAAATTAATAGAAATGACTCGCATTGGACTGGGTTTTACAGGACTGTATGATTGGTTTATTAAAGCAAAAATTAGATATGGATCTGAAAAAAGTATTTCTATATCTGAAGAAATAATGAAAGTGTTCACAGAAACAGCATATCGCAGTTCCATACAATTGGGTAAAGAAAGAGGAAGCTTTAAAGAATTTAAGAAAGAGTGGTTTGTTAAAAGTCCATTTATTAAAAGACTATGCCAACTCACATCATTAAAAGCGGATGAGTTTACTGCAATGCGCCATGTTTGCTGCCTTACAGTAGCACCGACAGGAACTTTATCAATGGTCGTTGGAGTAGGAGGAAGCGGCTGCGAACCGGCCTTTGCTCCTTATTTTGAACGGAGAGAACGGACGCTTACAGGTGAGTACAAGTCACATTTAATTTTTGACAACTCTGTTATAAACGAATTAAATAGACAAAAAATTCCTTTAACAAAAGAAAATGCTGAAAAATTAGTAGAAAAAAATGAATGGGTTTTTGCTGCTTGGAATACAAATCCAGAGAAAAATGTCGATCCAATAGATAAATTAAAATTAATTTCAACTTTATATAAATATATCGACAGTGGGATTTCTGTGACCTATAATTTACCAGAAAATGCCTTGGTAGAAGACATTCGAAAGATTTTCTTAACAGCATGGCAATATGGATTAAAATCTGTAACAGTCTATCGTGACAAAAGCAGAGAAGGAATTATAAATAACATACCCACAAACACGAATGAGAATACTTCGAAAAATTTTCAGAAAATTATCGCTGTAAAGCGCCCCAGTGTTTTAACTTGCGATATCCATAATTTTAAATTAAATAAACAAAACTGGCTTATTCTTATTGGTCTTCTTGAAAACGAACCATATGAAGTTTTTTGTGGTTATTGCGATAAATATTCATTGCCTGAAAACAGTAAAAATGCTGAAATTTTGAAACATAAAAATCAAAATTATTTTTTAAAATTTAAAAACTCAAAAGAAATTAATTTAAAAAAACTTTTACAAAATGCTCCTTCAGAGAGTGCCATCACACGCCTTGTATCATTAAATTTAAGACATGGAGTTGATATTAAATACATAGTTCAGCAACTCGAAAAAACTGAAGGTAATATTACACATTTTGCAAGTGCAATTAATCGAGTGCTTAAAAAATATATTAAAGATGGTACAAAATTCACAGGAGAAATTTGTCCAAATTGTCAAAAATCAAATATGGTTCATCAATCAGGCTGTAAAACTTGTATGGATTGCGGCTGGAGTCGCTGTTAA
- a CDS encoding acyl-CoA thioesterase gives MTDSDKIQELIRISETRMIKCVFPDTTNHYNTLFGGTALNWMDEIAFITATRFCRKKIVTVSLDKTDFQRPIPAGTFADMHGKVIHVGNKSLKIQVQIFIEQMHTNQRELAVSGVFSMVALNENGKPTSVL, from the coding sequence ATGACTGATTCAGATAAAATTCAAGAGCTCATACGCATTTCTGAAACAAGAATGATTAAATGTGTTTTTCCTGACACAACAAATCATTATAATACTTTATTCGGTGGCACTGCTCTCAATTGGATGGATGAAATTGCATTTATTACAGCAACGCGTTTTTGCCGCAAAAAAATAGTGACTGTCTCGTTAGATAAAACAGATTTCCAAAGACCAATCCCTGCAGGAACTTTTGCAGACATGCATGGCAAAGTCATACATGTTGGAAATAAAAGTTTAAAAATTCAAGTGCAAATTTTTATAGAACAGATGCATACGAATCAAAGAGAACTTGCTGTAAGTGGAGTCTTTTCTATGGTCGCACTCAATGAAAATGGCAAACCCACTTCAGTTTTATGA
- a CDS encoding glycosyltransferase family 9 protein, whose product MSILTNNETIQFERIVYITRMTAIGDVIIASRVITKLKANGYFPILVTSLATEEIARRMHDLNAYICIDKDNDIKYYYDSKILIKEHFCQKINSIKTIKDRIIIDLQRTRRSKRAKKLLKKELHLFFENTFFVEKRTFFRLFLIVLAYFSFEQKRRNKIKEIIRIHDLQDDLVNRVLKIDNVNIKKPDNFDYTLLSFNKNFHLPLKNYICIFPGASGFIKMWPKENFRELIQLIISHSDNNIIICGGKSEEFIGEYLAYPKNKRVLNLVNKTSLGETLDLIAHANYIISNDSFAGHAADIYKRPATVIFGATSPNFGFVPLFKNITLEYENISCSPCTRHGKSDCYYKNLKCLKDISPTTVLQKMKNYF is encoded by the coding sequence ATGAGCATATTGACAAATAATGAAACAATACAATTTGAGCGAATAGTTTATATCACAAGAATGACAGCAATCGGTGATGTTATCATCGCTTCCCGAGTTATTACAAAGCTAAAAGCAAACGGTTATTTTCCAATTCTGGTAACATCTTTGGCAACCGAAGAGATCGCCCGACGCATGCATGATTTAAATGCATACATTTGTATAGACAAAGATAATGATATTAAATACTATTATGACTCTAAAATATTAATTAAAGAACATTTTTGTCAGAAAATAAATTCAATCAAGACAATTAAAGATAGAATAATAATTGATCTACAAAGAACTAGACGAAGTAAAAGAGCAAAAAAACTTCTTAAAAAAGAGTTACATCTATTTTTTGAAAATACTTTTTTTGTAGAAAAAAGAACATTCTTCAGACTATTTCTTATTGTGCTTGCATATTTTTCATTTGAGCAAAAAAGAAGAAATAAAATAAAAGAAATTATAAGAATCCACGATTTACAAGATGATTTAGTCAATCGAGTATTAAAAATCGATAATGTAAATATAAAAAAACCCGATAATTTTGATTACACATTGCTGAGTTTTAATAAGAATTTCCACTTGCCTTTAAAAAATTACATTTGTATTTTCCCTGGCGCAAGTGGCTTTATTAAAATGTGGCCAAAGGAAAATTTCAGGGAATTAATTCAACTGATTATTAGCCATTCCGATAATAACATAATAATATGTGGCGGTAAAAGTGAAGAATTTATTGGCGAATATTTAGCATACCCCAAAAATAAAAGAGTGCTAAATTTAGTAAACAAAACAAGTTTAGGTGAAACTCTCGATCTCATAGCACATGCAAATTATATTATTTCAAATGATTCTTTTGCTGGACACGCTGCGGATATTTATAAAAGACCTGCAACAGTCATTTTTGGAGCAACATCTCCAAATTTTGGTTTTGTACCATTATTTAAAAATATAACTTTAGAGTATGAAAATATTTCTTGTAGTCCATGTACACGCCACGGCAAATCTGACTGCTACTATAAAAATTTAAAATGTCTTAAAGATATTTCTCCAACAACTGTCTTGCAAAAAATGAAAAATTATTTTTAG
- a CDS encoding segregation and condensation protein A produces MHLRLENFDGPLDLLLHLIKAQELNIFNIPIAIITEQYLSFLKQVPELDFHSAGEYLAMAAQLIEIKAHLLLPVLQKNNENLESLEQISEEDPRRVLVEQLLEFEALKKASEILESMGTVAGNIYPTAEYKRREDEFSNFEHPIKGNPFDLIISLERVLLKFSNTSRPKVVVKAQKITIQQKMEIVKKRLEEVQIIFLQDFLMECMSRYELIVVIMAVLELCKANQVNISQDNLFSPIELTKGEKFYDESIILPEIEATL; encoded by the coding sequence ATGCACCTTCGACTTGAAAACTTTGATGGCCCTCTCGATCTTCTCCTGCATCTTATAAAAGCTCAGGAACTTAACATATTTAACATTCCAATAGCTATTATAACTGAGCAGTATCTAAGTTTTCTTAAACAAGTGCCAGAGTTGGATTTTCATTCTGCGGGAGAGTATCTTGCAATGGCTGCTCAACTGATTGAAATTAAAGCTCATTTATTATTACCTGTGTTACAAAAGAACAATGAAAATCTGGAAAGCTTGGAACAAATTTCTGAAGAAGATCCACGCCGTGTACTCGTGGAACAGTTGCTTGAGTTCGAAGCCTTAAAAAAAGCTTCGGAAATTCTGGAATCTATGGGTACGGTTGCGGGAAATATATATCCTACGGCAGAATATAAGCGACGTGAAGATGAATTTTCTAATTTTGAGCATCCTATAAAAGGCAATCCTTTCGATCTAATTATTTCTTTAGAACGTGTGCTCTTAAAGTTTTCAAATACATCTCGTCCTAAAGTTGTTGTTAAAGCCCAAAAAATTACCATACAGCAAAAAATGGAAATTGTTAAAAAGCGTTTAGAAGAAGTTCAAATTATTTTTCTCCAAGATTTTCTTATGGAATGCATGTCTCGCTATGAACTTATTGTGGTTATAATGGCTGTTCTTGAATTGTGTAAAGCAAACCAAGTGAATATTTCTCAGGACAATTTATTTTCTCCAATTGAATTAACCAAAGGAGAAAAGTTTTATGATGAAAGCATTATTCTTCCAGAAATTGAAGCAACTTTGTAA
- the rplM gene encoding 50S ribosomal protein L13, whose amino-acid sequence MKTYSAKASEIQKKWFIVDAEGKTLGRLATQIAYVLRGKHKPTFTPHMDMGDNVVVINAAKVKLSANKELTKLYHRHTGFFGGLKTQTAAEIRATQPERLLELAVKGMLPHNRLGDECYRHLKVYAGAEHPHVSQKPEALPERTIKN is encoded by the coding sequence ATGAAAACTTATTCTGCCAAAGCTTCTGAAATTCAGAAGAAATGGTTCATTGTCGATGCTGAAGGTAAAACTCTTGGGCGTCTTGCAACACAAATCGCTTATGTTTTACGTGGTAAGCACAAGCCAACATTCACTCCGCACATGGATATGGGCGACAATGTTGTTGTTATTAATGCCGCTAAAGTTAAGCTTTCTGCAAACAAAGAGCTTACTAAGCTTTATCATCGCCACACAGGTTTCTTTGGTGGGTTGAAAACTCAAACTGCTGCTGAAATCCGTGCAACTCAACCTGAGCGTTTGTTAGAACTTGCAGTTAAAGGTATGCTTCCCCACAATCGTTTGGGTGATGAATGCTATCGCCATCTAAAAGTTTATGCTGGTGCTGAGCATCCACATGTTTCACAAAAACCAGAAGCTTTACCTGAGCGTACAATTAAAAACTAA
- the rpsI gene encoding 30S ribosomal protein S9, translated as MAVKYISGVGKRKTSIARVYLVKDGKGAITINHRSLEDYFKRPTSRMVVEQALNLTQTLGKVDIRVTVVGGGLSGQAGAIRHGITNALLNLNPEFRSVLKSSGLITRDARIKERKLYGLRSARARFQFSKR; from the coding sequence ATGGCAGTTAAATATATTTCTGGCGTAGGCAAACGTAAAACTTCTATAGCCCGCGTTTATTTGGTTAAAGATGGCAAAGGTGCTATCACTATTAACCACCGTAGTCTTGAAGATTATTTTAAGCGTCCAACTTCCCGCATGGTTGTTGAACAAGCTTTAAACTTAACACAAACTCTTGGTAAGGTTGACATCCGCGTAACTGTTGTTGGCGGCGGTCTATCTGGACAAGCTGGCGCAATCCGTCACGGTATCACCAATGCTCTGTTAAACTTAAACCCAGAATTCCGTTCTGTGCTTAAGTCTTCTGGGCTTATCACTCGTGATGCGCGTATCAAAGAACGTAAATTATATGGTTTACGCTCTGCTCGTGCACGCTTCCAATTCTCCAAGCGTTAA
- a CDS encoding leucyl aminopeptidase family protein: MSLPKIKPLEFISKSHIENSNADLAIIVIDETDIEKGAIHSSELTTLDSQFNGVIQKLISFGDFEGKWLQSTVSISDNSKISKRVVLIGAGKKQDIKPSRARQIGIKSAEIALTLKTQQVVFLPFSKLINSKELIAQVHAGFNLGMYKYPNTNATAQAMTEIEKPLQVTYISNISGCQEELNLTEIINNSVNTCRLLQDGAPNIATPKYIAENIAEQAKKLNLNVQIWGAQKLKEMGFNAMLAVAGGSALEPQFVVIEYKPEKFSKTIAFVGKGLTVDTGGYSLKTPSVHQEGMKYDMSGSAVTLSSILAIAQQKLPVHVYAVGALCENMVDALAFRVGDIITGYSGKTIEVLNTDAEGRLVLSDALHYAAKDLKPDYIVEYSTLTGAMIGALGHVGAGVFAFDKELEQIVIKASEETGERAYPLPVWEEIADDNKGSITDLVNLGKNSGGAGSMVAAAFLKEFTEDVPFAHIDIAGVSDKNQAIGYTQKGSSGFGIQLSVQIAKKISGLNS; the protein is encoded by the coding sequence ATGTCACTACCTAAAATTAAACCACTCGAATTTATTTCAAAATCTCACATTGAAAATAGCAATGCTGACCTTGCGATTATCGTAATAGACGAAACAGATATCGAAAAGGGAGCAATTCATTCTTCAGAACTCACAACCCTAGACTCGCAGTTTAATGGAGTCATTCAAAAATTGATATCATTTGGTGATTTTGAAGGGAAATGGCTGCAATCCACTGTGTCAATTTCTGATAATTCAAAAATAAGCAAGAGAGTTGTTCTTATTGGTGCTGGTAAAAAGCAAGATATTAAGCCCTCAAGAGCGCGTCAAATCGGGATTAAATCAGCTGAAATTGCACTTACACTCAAAACCCAACAAGTCGTATTTTTACCATTTTCAAAACTCATAAATTCTAAAGAACTTATTGCACAAGTGCATGCTGGATTCAATTTAGGTATGTATAAATACCCAAATACCAATGCCACAGCACAGGCAATGACTGAAATCGAAAAACCTCTTCAAGTAACATATATTTCAAATATATCGGGCTGCCAAGAAGAACTCAATCTTACTGAGATTATAAATAATTCTGTGAATACTTGCCGACTGCTTCAAGACGGGGCACCAAATATCGCTACTCCAAAATACATTGCTGAAAACATTGCAGAACAAGCAAAAAAACTGAATTTAAACGTCCAAATTTGGGGCGCTCAAAAGCTCAAAGAAATGGGATTCAATGCCATGCTCGCTGTTGCAGGAGGCAGTGCACTTGAACCACAATTCGTTGTTATTGAGTATAAACCCGAAAAATTTAGCAAAACTATTGCCTTTGTGGGCAAAGGTTTAACTGTGGATACGGGTGGTTATTCATTAAAAACCCCATCAGTTCACCAAGAAGGAATGAAGTATGATATGTCTGGCTCTGCAGTGACTTTAAGTTCTATCCTTGCAATAGCTCAACAAAAATTACCCGTACATGTCTATGCTGTTGGTGCGCTTTGTGAAAATATGGTGGATGCGTTGGCTTTTAGAGTTGGCGACATCATTACTGGATATTCCGGAAAAACCATTGAAGTTCTCAATACCGACGCTGAAGGTCGCCTTGTTTTAAGCGATGCTCTTCATTATGCAGCTAAAGATTTAAAACCAGATTATATCGTAGAATATTCAACTTTAACAGGTGCCATGATCGGTGCTCTTGGCCATGTTGGAGCGGGTGTTTTTGCCTTTGATAAAGAGCTTGAACAGATTGTTATAAAAGCCTCTGAAGAAACGGGTGAAAGAGCTTATCCACTTCCTGTTTGGGAAGAGATTGCAGATGACAATAAAGGCAGCATAACAGATCTTGTTAACTTAGGAAAAAATTCAGGTGGTGCTGGCAGTATGGTTGCAGCGGCATTTTTAAAAGAATTTACCGAAGATGTTCCTTTCGCACATATAGATATTGCTGGAGTTTCTGATAAAAACCAAGCCATAGGTTACACACAAAAAGGCAGCTCAGGCTTTGGCATTCAATTATCAGTACAAATTGCAAAAAAAATATCTGGACTCAATTCTTAA
- a CDS encoding biosynthetic peptidoglycan transglycosylase: protein MKVFSISFWFIKLPLFCFVAFILWFIPWVFLLYSGLLIYFPYESDGKSRYIRITGPVVGVFSPHSWSTYDDIPKACKAALIAAEDNRFYQHNGVDFESLKASFITNQKIGKKKRGGSTITQQLVKNAFLSRKKSYLRKSREIIGAFILDGIMLKDQQLEWYFNVVEFGPNIYGLENAAQKYFKTEAHKLTPSQCISLVAIIPSPKKWNQSLVTQKPTLFFLQRYKKILNTIQKMGILNNKDLVIARNYKAINGKVQSDIALPDKVKLPDNTEKESESIDDFDDIDDYENSVNY from the coding sequence ATGAAAGTTTTTTCTATATCATTTTGGTTTATTAAACTTCCATTATTTTGTTTCGTTGCTTTTATTCTTTGGTTTATTCCATGGGTTTTTTTATTATACTCTGGATTATTGATTTATTTTCCTTATGAGAGTGATGGAAAATCAAGATATATTCGTATCACAGGTCCTGTCGTTGGTGTCTTTTCCCCGCACTCTTGGAGTACATACGATGATATCCCTAAAGCATGTAAAGCAGCTTTGATTGCTGCTGAGGACAATCGTTTTTACCAACACAATGGAGTGGATTTTGAAAGTTTAAAAGCGAGTTTTATTACAAATCAGAAAATTGGGAAAAAAAAGCGAGGCGGAAGTACAATAACTCAACAACTTGTTAAAAATGCATTTCTCTCGCGTAAAAAAAGTTACTTACGTAAATCGAGGGAAATCATTGGTGCGTTTATTTTAGATGGCATTATGCTAAAAGATCAGCAACTTGAATGGTATTTCAATGTTGTGGAATTCGGCCCAAATATTTATGGTCTCGAAAATGCAGCACAAAAATATTTTAAGACTGAAGCTCATAAGCTTACACCATCTCAATGCATTTCGCTTGTTGCAATTATTCCATCACCTAAAAAATGGAATCAAAGTTTGGTGACACAAAAACCGACCTTGTTTTTTTTACAAAGATATAAAAAAATCTTAAATACAATTCAAAAAATGGGTATACTAAATAACAAGGATCTTGTCATAGCTCGAAATTATAAAGCTATAAATGGCAAAGTGCAATCGGACATAGCTTTGCCAGACAAAGTAAAACTTCCTGATAATACTGAAAAAGAAAGTGAAAGTATCGATGATTTTGATGACATTGATGATTATGAAAATTCAGTAAATTATTGA